Proteins co-encoded in one Nonomuraea helvata genomic window:
- a CDS encoding LysR family transcriptional regulator, which translates to MDLVRHLRYFAVVAEELHFGNAAIRLGMAQPPLSQRIKRLEEELGVRLFDRSARQVRLTEAGRLLLGEAREIVARVDRLHELARQGEGAVLKVGVPPDLADAVIAALVAGFRETNPEVRLAPAEIWTADQVTALAEGTIDVGLVRHPVSAPGLRFGQVLVQAQGVLLAEGDPLTGVGEVHLADLAGRELLMPPQEGEPGLYAEMLSECRRHGYVPVQVHEGAGLGLVLAGAAVAFGPKVELPGLSWRPLLGSPITCRVSTAWRVAANAVNDFSAVAVRTLKESAGMTDERAVSVRRVSRRPGMLA; encoded by the coding sequence GTGGACCTCGTCCGGCATCTACGCTACTTCGCCGTGGTCGCGGAGGAACTCCACTTCGGCAACGCCGCGATCCGCCTCGGCATGGCACAGCCGCCGCTCAGCCAGCGCATCAAGCGCCTGGAGGAGGAGCTCGGCGTGCGGCTGTTCGACCGCTCGGCCCGCCAGGTGCGGCTCACCGAGGCGGGCAGGCTGCTCCTGGGCGAGGCCCGCGAGATCGTGGCCAGGGTGGACCGCCTGCACGAGCTGGCCAGGCAGGGCGAGGGCGCGGTGCTCAAGGTCGGTGTCCCGCCCGACCTGGCCGACGCCGTGATCGCCGCCCTGGTCGCGGGTTTCCGCGAGACCAATCCCGAGGTACGCCTCGCGCCCGCCGAGATCTGGACCGCCGACCAGGTGACGGCGCTGGCGGAGGGGACCATCGACGTGGGCCTGGTCCGCCATCCGGTCTCCGCGCCCGGTCTGCGGTTCGGCCAGGTGCTCGTGCAGGCGCAGGGCGTGCTGCTGGCCGAGGGCGACCCGCTCACCGGCGTCGGGGAGGTGCACCTGGCCGACCTGGCCGGACGTGAGTTGCTGATGCCGCCCCAGGAGGGCGAGCCGGGTCTCTACGCGGAGATGCTCTCGGAGTGCCGCCGCCACGGCTACGTGCCCGTCCAGGTGCACGAGGGGGCGGGGCTGGGTCTGGTGCTGGCGGGGGCGGCGGTGGCGTTCGGCCCGAAGGTGGAGCTCCCGGGGCTCTCCTGGCGGCCGCTGCTAGGCTCGCCGATCACGTGCCGGGTCTCCACCGCCTGGCGTGTGGCGGCGAACGCGGTCAACGACTTCTCGGCCGTGGCCGTACGTACGTTGAAGGAGAGCGCCGGGATGACGGACGAGCGCGCTGTGTCCGTGCGGCGGGTCAGCCGCCGGCCGGGGATGCTGGCATGA
- a CDS encoding penicillin-binding transpeptidase domain-containing protein produces the protein MAPQRGTLYVRRRRWPWIIPALLVPVVAAGGVIWALRTEGSPKETADKYLAAWSDQDYAGMRALVADPPADFETWHRRFRTDLKLTGAQFYVPRASGVFASYGEEISFAAKLTGQEDWDYSGQLKLVERDRTWKVAWTPATIHPLLRKGRSLRVITQQGDPLRVLAADGTPINTPSAPGSVQQLVEGIKQTFPDRFKSQNRDRIDLYEGDRPIQTVVPAAGYRPIQTTVDLKVHRAGAKALEGVSQPASLVALRASTGEILAVVNRPGGFNRALLGKYPPGSTFKVVTASALVADGTEPSRRVTCPAEQNIGGFPFHNANFEDFGSLSFEEAFAHSCNTTFGQMSVDRLKGGRLAEVARSFGFGTPITPGVPAVRAEFPDPKDDTDLASAAIGQGRVLASPLNMASVAAAIASGAWIAPHLVKEELIPGAQPDNPRPLEPGVVAALRKLMPAVVTEGTAHAVRFPEGTAGKTGTAEYGSGKEPPTHSWFIGYRGDLAFAVIAEGAGPGAAVAAPAAARFLTALS, from the coding sequence ATGGCACCACAAAGGGGGACACTGTACGTGCGGCGCCGCCGGTGGCCGTGGATCATTCCGGCGCTCCTGGTCCCGGTAGTCGCAGCGGGAGGCGTCATCTGGGCGCTGCGCACGGAGGGCTCGCCGAAAGAGACGGCCGACAAGTATCTGGCGGCGTGGTCGGACCAGGACTATGCGGGGATGCGCGCCCTGGTCGCGGACCCGCCCGCCGACTTCGAGACCTGGCACCGCCGCTTCCGCACCGATCTCAAGCTCACCGGGGCGCAGTTCTACGTCCCCAGGGCGTCGGGGGTCTTCGCCTCCTACGGAGAGGAGATCAGCTTCGCGGCGAAGCTGACCGGCCAGGAGGACTGGGACTACAGCGGTCAGCTGAAGCTCGTCGAGCGCGACCGCACCTGGAAGGTGGCCTGGACGCCGGCGACCATCCACCCGCTGCTCAGGAAGGGCCGCTCGCTGCGCGTCATCACCCAGCAGGGCGACCCGCTGCGGGTCCTGGCCGCCGACGGCACCCCGATCAACACCCCGTCCGCGCCGGGCTCGGTGCAGCAGCTCGTGGAGGGCATCAAGCAGACGTTCCCAGACCGCTTCAAGTCGCAGAACCGCGACCGGATCGACCTCTACGAAGGGGACCGACCCATCCAGACGGTCGTTCCCGCGGCCGGATACAGACCGATCCAGACCACCGTCGACCTGAAGGTCCACCGGGCAGGAGCCAAGGCCCTGGAGGGCGTCTCCCAGCCCGCCTCACTGGTGGCCCTCCGTGCCTCGACCGGCGAGATCCTCGCGGTGGTGAACAGGCCGGGAGGCTTCAACCGGGCGCTGCTCGGCAAGTACCCGCCCGGCTCGACGTTCAAGGTCGTGACCGCCTCCGCGCTGGTGGCGGACGGGACCGAGCCGTCCCGCCGGGTCACGTGCCCCGCCGAGCAGAACATCGGCGGCTTCCCGTTCCACAACGCGAACTTCGAGGACTTCGGCTCGCTGTCGTTCGAGGAGGCGTTCGCGCACTCGTGCAACACGACGTTCGGGCAGATGAGCGTGGACCGGCTCAAGGGCGGACGGCTGGCCGAGGTCGCCCGCAGCTTCGGGTTCGGCACCCCGATCACGCCCGGCGTTCCCGCGGTCCGCGCGGAGTTCCCCGACCCGAAGGACGACACGGATCTGGCCTCCGCCGCGATCGGCCAGGGCCGCGTCCTGGCGAGCCCGCTCAACATGGCCTCGGTCGCGGCCGCCATCGCCTCGGGCGCGTGGATCGCCCCTCACCTCGTCAAGGAAGAGCTGATCCCCGGGGCCCAGCCGGACAACCCGCGCCCGCTGGAGCCGGGGGTGGTCGCCGCCCTGCGCAAGCTCATGCCCGCCGTCGTCACCGAAGGCACCGCCCACGCGGTCCGCTTCCCGGAGGGCACGGCCGGCAAGACGGGCACGGCGGAGTACGGCTCGGGCAAGGAGCCGCCGACCCACTCGTGGTTCATCGGCTACCGGGGCGACCTGGCCTTCGCGGTCATCGCCGAGGGCGCCGGCCCAGGCGCCGCCGTGGCCGCCCCCGCCGCCGCCCGCTTCCTGACCGCCCTGTCCTGA
- a CDS encoding HAD family hydrolase, whose product MQRHPQEAAINRLVLWNVDLTLVDVAIVTRDAYAEAFRFVTGRPLVKLVPPMGRPDSEIVFETLAVNGVQAEDDHLPKFLSALAVAFADRRGRLAKEGRMMPGAKDALKAVSRLDGVIQTVLTGTIKSNAVHKLKAFGLDKHVDFALGGYGEEVYPKATLLQVAQSRAKQRLGTPFTAANTVVIGDSTRDVQAAKIGGAAMIGVASGRSMAAELRDAGADVVLPDLSNASEVVAAVASLTAPAGRAVL is encoded by the coding sequence ATGCAGCGTCACCCCCAGGAGGCTGCCATCAACCGGCTTGTGCTCTGGAACGTCGACCTGACGCTGGTCGACGTCGCCATCGTGACCAGGGACGCGTACGCCGAGGCGTTCCGCTTCGTGACCGGGCGGCCGCTGGTCAAGCTCGTGCCCCCGATGGGCCGCCCGGACTCCGAGATCGTCTTCGAGACGCTCGCCGTCAACGGCGTCCAGGCCGAGGACGATCACCTGCCCAAGTTCCTGTCGGCGCTCGCCGTGGCCTTCGCCGACCGGCGCGGGCGGCTGGCCAAGGAGGGGCGCATGATGCCGGGGGCGAAGGACGCCCTGAAGGCGGTGTCCAGGCTCGACGGCGTGATCCAGACGGTGCTGACCGGCACCATCAAGAGCAATGCCGTTCACAAGCTCAAGGCGTTCGGGCTGGACAAGCACGTCGACTTCGCGCTGGGGGGATACGGCGAGGAGGTCTACCCCAAGGCGACGCTGCTGCAGGTGGCGCAGTCGCGCGCCAAGCAGCGCCTCGGCACGCCGTTCACCGCGGCCAACACCGTGGTGATCGGCGACTCCACGCGCGACGTGCAGGCGGCCAAGATCGGCGGGGCCGCGATGATCGGGGTCGCCTCCGGTCGCTCCATGGCCGCCGAGCTGCGCGACGCGGGCGCCGACGTGGTGCTGCCCGACCTCTCCAACGCCTCCGAGGTGGTCGCCGCCGTCGCCTCTCTCACCGCCCCCGCCGGCCGCGCCGTCCTCTGA
- a CDS encoding HAD family hydrolase — protein sequence MTTHIIWDWNGTLFHDIDAVVGATNEVFKPYALPVLTAEGFRAVYTRPIWVAYERLLGRPLAEGEWQLLDDGFHEHYFRLSEVCGLADDAELALTSWTGTQSLCSMAPHAHLVPKVESFGITRHFNRIDGLLGTTGGEKAAHMVAHIESIAVDPREILVIGDSVDDGLAAKHVGARAVLYTGGMTTRAELEGTGLPVVDTLSAALEYA from the coding sequence ATGACGACGCACATCATCTGGGATTGGAACGGCACCCTCTTCCACGACATCGACGCCGTGGTCGGTGCCACCAACGAGGTCTTCAAGCCGTACGCGCTTCCTGTCCTGACCGCCGAGGGCTTCCGCGCGGTCTACACCCGGCCCATCTGGGTCGCCTACGAGCGCCTGCTCGGCCGTCCCCTGGCCGAGGGCGAGTGGCAGTTGCTGGACGACGGGTTCCACGAGCACTATTTCCGGCTGAGCGAGGTCTGCGGGCTGGCCGACGACGCCGAGCTCGCCCTGACGAGCTGGACGGGCACCCAGTCGCTCTGCTCGATGGCGCCGCACGCCCACCTGGTGCCCAAGGTCGAGTCGTTCGGCATCACCAGGCACTTCAACCGGATCGACGGGCTGCTCGGCACCACGGGCGGCGAGAAGGCCGCGCACATGGTGGCGCACATCGAGTCCATCGCCGTGGACCCCCGCGAGATCCTGGTGATCGGCGACAGCGTGGACGACGGGCTCGCCGCCAAGCACGTGGGGGCCAGGGCGGTGCTCTACACGGGTGGGATGACCACCAGGGCCGAGCTGGAGGGCACCGGCCTTCCCGTGGTCGACACCCTCTCCGCCGCGCTGGAGTACGCGTAG
- a CDS encoding DUF2690 domain-containing protein: MKLRVAAAAAGAMAAVLLAGTPANAQAKPYDHQDPAKSGCWNAAKVVRTADIKMRRESVGTIKLWWSFKCKTNWVEIRTSSAATGTISVFAGDGRNDKFSFKAGNKGKHWGNMIWANNMCAYGQASVRWNGGRGGQYGSGSTTKACK, from the coding sequence GTGAAGCTTCGAGTCGCGGCCGCCGCCGCGGGCGCCATGGCAGCGGTCCTGCTGGCGGGCACGCCCGCGAACGCGCAGGCCAAGCCGTACGACCACCAGGACCCGGCCAAGTCAGGTTGCTGGAACGCGGCCAAGGTGGTCCGGACGGCCGACATCAAGATGCGGCGCGAATCAGTCGGGACGATCAAACTGTGGTGGTCCTTCAAGTGCAAGACCAACTGGGTGGAGATCAGGACATCCTCGGCCGCGACCGGCACCATCAGCGTTTTCGCGGGCGACGGCCGGAATGACAAGTTCAGCTTCAAGGCGGGCAACAAGGGCAAGCACTGGGGGAACATGATCTGGGCGAACAACATGTGCGCCTATGGCCAGGCCTCCGTGCGGTGGAACGGCGGCCGCGGCGGCCAATACGGCTCCGGCAGCACCACCAAGGCCTGCAAGTAG
- a CDS encoding DUF6912 family protein: MRVYLPCTLPALATAVQAGELGPAPLTGYAVTPALTEWYASGDTEELEYVALTEAARASLRMLAADLADGLEAAPRRVVVAAEVPDRSVSAGADLEERARVRLADPIPLAKVAAVHIDDHEAGPDIEAAVAALPAADAGDDDARFTVDGAEAHELMWYATQEIPDLLR, encoded by the coding sequence ATGCGCGTCTATCTGCCGTGCACTCTCCCGGCACTGGCCACGGCGGTGCAGGCGGGGGAGTTGGGCCCGGCCCCGCTGACCGGCTACGCGGTCACCCCCGCGCTGACCGAGTGGTATGCCTCGGGTGACACCGAGGAGCTCGAATACGTGGCGCTCACCGAGGCGGCTCGCGCCTCGCTGCGGATGCTCGCCGCCGACCTCGCGGACGGCCTCGAGGCCGCGCCGCGGCGCGTGGTGGTCGCGGCCGAGGTGCCCGACCGCTCGGTCTCCGCGGGGGCCGATCTGGAGGAACGGGCGAGAGTACGCCTCGCCGACCCGATCCCGCTGGCCAAGGTGGCCGCGGTGCACATCGACGACCACGAGGCCGGCCCCGACATCGAGGCCGCCGTCGCCGCGCTGCCCGCCGCCGACGCGGGCGACGACGACGCGAGGTTCACCGTGGACGGGGCCGAGGCGCACGAGCTCATGTGGTACGCCACGCAGGAAATTCCCGACTTGCTGCGTTGA
- a CDS encoding HAD family phosphatase gives MLTGVLIDWGGVLTTGLSDAIARWIAADRIDGDHYRDVMRKMIDHAYHGDGESVVHALERGEIDGSAFERDLAARLLTVDGVPPVADGLLARMFAGFERVDAMYDMLREVRKNGVKTCLVSNSWSNEYPRHDWDEFFDAVVISGEVGMRKPEPRIFHHALEQIGRGGEECVFIDDIEANIVAARALGIAGIHHSDANSTIAELETLLRLTLRRA, from the coding sequence GTGCTTACGGGTGTGCTCATCGACTGGGGCGGGGTGCTGACGACCGGCCTCTCCGACGCCATCGCGCGCTGGATCGCGGCCGACAGGATCGACGGCGACCACTACCGCGACGTGATGCGGAAGATGATCGACCACGCCTACCACGGTGACGGCGAGAGCGTCGTCCACGCGCTGGAGCGGGGTGAGATCGACGGCTCGGCTTTCGAGCGTGACCTGGCCGCGAGGCTGCTGACCGTGGACGGCGTGCCGCCCGTGGCCGACGGGCTGCTGGCCCGGATGTTCGCGGGATTCGAACGCGTTGACGCAATGTACGACATGCTCCGCGAAGTTCGGAAAAATGGTGTCAAAACGTGTTTGGTCTCTAACTCATGGTCGAATGAGTATCCCCGCCACGACTGGGACGAGTTCTTCGACGCGGTCGTGATCTCCGGCGAGGTCGGCATGCGCAAGCCCGAGCCGCGCATCTTCCACCACGCGCTCGAGCAGATCGGGCGCGGCGGCGAGGAGTGCGTGTTCATCGACGACATCGAGGCCAACATCGTGGCCGCCCGCGCGCTCGGCATCGCCGGCATCCACCACAGCGACGCGAACTCGACCATCGCGGAACTCGAGACCCTCCTCCGCCTCACGTTGCGACGGGCATGA
- the atpB gene encoding F0F1 ATP synthase subunit A, protein MRTTILITSNGLTASNGLITSNGLTASNGLTASPDHWTAPGTELFQFPPIFPGGPEWLTKPVLIALLSAAIAIAVCWAAFAKPKIIPRGWQSIGEYAYEFVREQIAKPNLGKDSDRWMGFLFTVFLTVLIWNLMGVIPLIQFPVAAHVAFPLVLAVTVYVIKIYLGVRHHGVRGYLRGIVHLPGLPGWAYGLYAPMILAEVFITSLFTHFIRLFANMFAGHIIVAFFSSVGFWFLFERLTPLGAGLGVLGVAMTIVMTALEILIQFLQAFLFAMLAGMFIASGLRGSH, encoded by the coding sequence GTGCGGACGACGATCCTGATCACCTCCAATGGCCTGACCGCCTCCAATGGCCTGATCACCTCCAATGGCCTGACCGCCTCCAATGGCCTGACCGCCTCCCCAGATCACTGGACCGCCCCCGGAACCGAGCTGTTCCAGTTCCCGCCGATCTTCCCCGGCGGCCCGGAATGGCTCACCAAACCCGTGCTCATCGCCCTGCTCAGCGCGGCCATCGCCATCGCCGTGTGCTGGGCCGCGTTCGCCAAGCCGAAGATCATCCCACGTGGCTGGCAGAGCATCGGCGAGTACGCGTACGAGTTCGTGCGCGAGCAGATCGCCAAGCCCAACCTCGGCAAGGACTCCGACCGCTGGATGGGCTTCCTCTTCACGGTCTTCCTGACCGTGCTCATCTGGAACCTGATGGGCGTCATCCCGCTCATCCAGTTCCCCGTGGCCGCGCACGTCGCCTTCCCGCTGGTGCTGGCGGTCACCGTGTACGTCATCAAGATCTACCTCGGCGTCCGGCACCACGGCGTGCGCGGCTACCTGCGGGGCATCGTGCACCTGCCCGGCCTGCCGGGCTGGGCGTACGGGCTCTACGCCCCGATGATCCTGGCCGAGGTGTTCATCACGTCACTGTTCACCCACTTCATCCGGCTGTTCGCGAACATGTTCGCCGGCCACATCATCGTGGCCTTCTTCAGCTCGGTGGGCTTCTGGTTCCTGTTCGAGCGGCTCACCCCGCTGGGCGCGGGCCTCGGTGTCCTCGGCGTGGCGATGACGATCGTGATGACCGCGCTGGAGATCCTCATCCAGTTCCTGCAGGCGTTCCTGTTCGCCATGCTGGCCGGGATGTTCATCGCCAGCGGGCTGCGCGGCTCGCACTAA
- the nagZ gene encoding beta-N-acetylhexosaminidase, with protein sequence MLRRIGTAGLLTLALTACAGSGGSAGATPTGGGKAAPPAQTTAPETATPQSPPQAQGGTVGRALSKMSVQEKVGQLFMPVLYGTAADTVSGENQARYGAGTPAKVIAKYHLGGVILFPHNIKGVGQVVGLTTGLQKSSREVPLLIGTDQENGLVARMSALMTDFPGAAEIGATKDPDLARAVAKATGDELRALGVNLDFAPVADVNVNPDNPVIGRRAYGDDPARVAKMVAAAVKGFGASKVAATAKHFPGHGDTDVDSHTGLPVIKHTKAQWERIDAPPFKAAIGAGVDAVMSAHIVFPKLDPSRDPATLSKPILTGLLRQKLGFKGVISTDALNMEGVRKKYDDGEIAVRAVLAGADLLLMPNDLQKAYQAVLAAVKSGRISQQRLDQSVTRLLTLKQKRGFLAKAPVADADEAARVLRSAEHRKLAARAAG encoded by the coding sequence ATGCTTCGACGGATCGGTACGGCAGGCCTCCTCACGCTCGCTCTCACCGCCTGTGCCGGCAGCGGCGGATCGGCGGGCGCGACCCCCACCGGAGGCGGCAAGGCCGCGCCGCCCGCGCAGACCACGGCACCCGAGACCGCGACCCCGCAGAGCCCGCCGCAGGCCCAGGGGGGCACAGTCGGGCGCGCCCTGTCGAAGATGAGCGTGCAGGAGAAGGTCGGCCAGCTCTTCATGCCCGTCCTGTACGGCACCGCGGCCGACACGGTGTCGGGCGAGAACCAGGCCAGGTACGGCGCCGGCACCCCGGCCAAGGTGATCGCGAAGTACCATCTCGGCGGCGTGATCCTCTTCCCGCACAACATCAAGGGCGTCGGCCAGGTCGTCGGCCTCACCACCGGCCTGCAGAAGTCGTCCAGGGAGGTCCCGCTCCTGATTGGCACCGACCAGGAGAACGGCCTGGTGGCCAGGATGTCCGCGCTCATGACCGACTTCCCCGGCGCCGCCGAGATCGGCGCGACCAAGGACCCCGACCTGGCCAGGGCCGTGGCCAAGGCCACCGGCGACGAGCTGCGCGCGCTCGGCGTCAACCTCGACTTCGCCCCGGTCGCCGACGTGAACGTGAACCCGGACAACCCGGTCATCGGCCGCCGGGCCTACGGCGACGATCCGGCGCGGGTGGCGAAGATGGTGGCGGCGGCGGTCAAGGGCTTCGGCGCGTCCAAGGTGGCCGCCACCGCCAAGCACTTCCCCGGCCACGGCGACACCGACGTCGACAGCCACACCGGGCTGCCCGTGATCAAGCACACGAAGGCCCAGTGGGAGCGGATCGACGCGCCGCCGTTCAAGGCCGCCATCGGCGCGGGCGTGGACGCCGTGATGAGCGCCCACATCGTCTTCCCCAAGCTCGACCCGTCGAGGGACCCGGCCACGCTCTCCAAGCCCATCCTGACCGGCCTGCTCAGGCAGAAGCTCGGCTTCAAGGGGGTGATCTCCACCGACGCGCTCAACATGGAGGGCGTGCGCAAGAAGTACGACGACGGGGAGATCGCGGTGCGGGCCGTCCTCGCCGGGGCCGACCTGCTGCTCATGCCGAACGACCTGCAGAAGGCTTATCAGGCGGTGCTGGCGGCGGTGAAGTCCGGCCGGATCTCGCAGCAGCGGCTCGACCAGTCGGTCACCCGGCTGCTCACGCTCAAGCAGAAGCGGGGATTCCTGGCCAAGGCCCCCGTGGCCGACGCGGATGAGGCAGCCCGCGTGCTGCGCTCCGCGGAGCACCGCAAGCTGGCCGCCCGTGCCGCCGGTTAG
- the ptsP gene encoding phosphoenolpyruvate--protein phosphotransferase, whose product MNLRGVGVSPGIGHGPAYVLTASVPEPPEGATYTGEAEQEKERAMVALTQVAGELEARGNRAGGEAEEILKAQALMAEDPGLVVKVRTLIDRGLAAPRAVFEAFTKYQAVLAGSGGYLGERAADLDDIRDRVIAILYGHAMQGLPISPKEPYVLVARDLAPADTALLRKQDVAAFVTEEGGPTSHTAIIARAMGVPAVVACGGATAIPPGVRVMADGTSGDVRVEPAASDVAEAVGADTARQTAFASAKGPGRTADGHAVPLLANIGGPSELDDAVSAGAEGVGLYRTEFLFLDRAEPPSAEEQRRAYRAALEAFPGGKVVVRTLDGGADKPLAFLPAPAEPNPALGERGLRRFRRFPEVMDAQLGALAAVASPGLQVMAPMVATAEEAGWFAQECRARGLRDVGVMIEIPSAALRARELLVRADFVSIGTNDLAQYAFAADRQVGAVSALHDPWLPALLDLVAMTATAASDAGKPCGVCGESAADPALACVLVGLGVSTLSMGAAALPAVRAGLAAHTLDQCRRAAEAARAQPTAAYARAAARAHLPGLDRLGL is encoded by the coding sequence ATGAACCTGCGGGGGGTGGGGGTCAGCCCGGGCATCGGGCACGGCCCCGCTTACGTGCTCACCGCCTCCGTGCCCGAACCCCCCGAGGGCGCCACCTACACCGGCGAGGCTGAGCAGGAGAAGGAGCGCGCGATGGTCGCGCTCACGCAGGTCGCGGGCGAGCTGGAGGCCCGCGGCAACCGTGCGGGCGGCGAGGCCGAGGAGATACTCAAGGCCCAGGCGCTGATGGCCGAGGACCCCGGGCTGGTTGTGAAGGTGCGAACGCTGATCGACCGCGGCCTGGCCGCCCCCAGGGCGGTCTTCGAGGCCTTCACGAAATATCAGGCCGTGCTGGCCGGCTCCGGCGGCTACCTGGGCGAGCGGGCCGCCGACCTCGACGACATCAGGGACCGCGTGATCGCGATCCTCTACGGTCACGCCATGCAGGGGCTCCCGATCTCTCCCAAGGAGCCGTACGTGCTGGTCGCCAGGGACCTCGCGCCCGCCGACACGGCGCTGCTGCGCAAGCAGGACGTCGCCGCGTTCGTCACCGAGGAGGGCGGGCCCACCAGCCACACCGCGATCATCGCCAGGGCGATGGGCGTGCCCGCCGTCGTGGCCTGCGGGGGCGCGACCGCCATCCCGCCGGGCGTCCGGGTGATGGCCGACGGCACCTCGGGAGACGTGCGCGTGGAGCCCGCCGCGTCCGACGTGGCCGAGGCGGTCGGCGCCGACACCGCCAGGCAGACCGCGTTCGCCTCGGCGAAGGGCCCCGGCAGGACCGCCGACGGGCACGCGGTTCCGCTGCTCGCGAATATCGGCGGCCCCTCCGAGCTCGACGACGCCGTCAGCGCCGGCGCCGAGGGCGTCGGGCTCTACCGGACCGAGTTCCTCTTCCTCGACAGGGCCGAGCCGCCCTCCGCCGAGGAGCAGCGGCGCGCCTACCGGGCCGCGCTCGAGGCGTTCCCCGGCGGCAAGGTGGTCGTGCGGACGCTGGACGGCGGTGCCGACAAGCCGCTGGCGTTCCTGCCCGCGCCCGCCGAGCCGAACCCGGCGCTGGGGGAGCGGGGGCTGCGCAGGTTCAGGCGGTTCCCCGAGGTCATGGACGCGCAGCTCGGCGCGCTGGCGGCCGTGGCGTCCCCGGGGCTCCAGGTCATGGCGCCGATGGTGGCCACGGCCGAGGAGGCCGGGTGGTTCGCGCAGGAGTGCCGGGCCAGGGGCCTGAGAGACGTGGGTGTGATGATCGAGATCCCGTCGGCCGCGCTGCGGGCCCGCGAACTGCTCGTCCGGGCGGACTTCGTCTCGATCGGCACCAACGACCTCGCCCAGTACGCCTTCGCCGCCGACCGCCAGGTCGGGGCCGTGAGCGCGCTGCACGACCCGTGGCTGCCCGCGCTGCTCGACCTGGTGGCCATGACCGCGACCGCCGCCTCGGACGCGGGCAAGCCGTGCGGCGTCTGCGGCGAGTCGGCCGCCGACCCGGCGCTGGCCTGCGTGCTCGTCGGGCTCGGGGTCTCCACGCTGTCGATGGGGGCCGCCGCGCTGCCCGCCGTACGCGCGGGGCTGGCCGCGCACACGCTGGACCAGTGCCGCCGCGCCGCCGAGGCCGCGCGGGCACAGCCGACGGCGGCCTACGCGCGTGCGGCGGCCCGCGCCCACCTGCCCGGGCTCGACCGGCTCGGACTGTAA
- a CDS encoding HPr family phosphocarrier protein codes for MAERKVTVAAEVGLHARPAATFVQRAKKAPMDITVTKSHGGEKVNGKSILAIMALDVRQGETVVISAEGEGSEEVLDELAEIAGTP; via the coding sequence ATGGCTGAGCGCAAGGTCACCGTGGCCGCGGAGGTAGGGCTGCACGCCCGACCCGCCGCGACGTTCGTCCAGCGGGCCAAGAAGGCCCCCATGGACATCACGGTGACGAAGTCCCACGGCGGGGAGAAGGTCAACGGCAAGAGCATCCTCGCCATCATGGCGCTCGACGTCAGGCAGGGTGAGACCGTCGTGATCAGCGCGGAGGGCGAGGGCTCGGAAGAGGTCCTCGACGAGCTGGCCGAGATCGCCGGCACGCCATGA
- a CDS encoding PTS glucose transporter subunit IIA: MTTVLAPVEGEAVRLAAVPDPVFSAGLVGPGAAIDPLRGPGKAVAPIAGKIMKLHPHAYVIVGDDGKGVLVHLGIDTVQLRGEGFQLLAAEGDRVSAGQPVVAWDPAVIEAGGRSPVCPVVALDADFVSGVAEGAVHVGDELFRWD, translated from the coding sequence ATGACGACTGTTCTCGCCCCGGTCGAGGGGGAGGCCGTGCGGCTGGCCGCCGTGCCCGATCCGGTGTTCTCGGCGGGGCTCGTCGGGCCGGGAGCGGCGATCGATCCGCTCAGGGGCCCGGGGAAGGCCGTGGCCCCCATCGCGGGAAAAATCATGAAACTGCATCCGCACGCGTACGTGATCGTGGGAGACGACGGCAAGGGCGTGCTGGTGCACCTGGGCATCGACACCGTCCAGCTCAGAGGCGAGGGGTTCCAGCTCCTGGCCGCCGAGGGGGACAGGGTGAGCGCCGGGCAGCCCGTCGTGGCCTGGGACCCGGCGGTCATCGAGGCGGGCGGGCGCTCTCCCGTCTGCCCCGTCGTGGCACTCGACGCCGACTTCGTGAGCGGAGTCGCTGAGGGGGCAGTGCATGTGGGAGACGAGCTTTTCCGATGGGACTAG
- a CDS encoding glucose PTS transporter subunit EIIB, whose amino-acid sequence MAADANAIIAGLGGADNIIEIEPCITRLRTEVHDASKVDQAALKAAGAHGVMAAGNVVQVVVGPEADTIASDIEDIIG is encoded by the coding sequence ATGGCGGCGGATGCGAATGCGATCATCGCCGGGCTCGGCGGCGCCGACAACATCATCGAGATCGAGCCCTGCATCACCCGGTTGCGTACGGAGGTGCATGACGCGTCCAAGGTCGACCAGGCCGCGCTCAAGGCGGCGGGTGCGCACGGTGTGATGGCAGCGGGAAACGTGGTCCAGGTCGTCGTGGGGCCTGAGGCGGACACCATCGCCAGCGACATCGAGGACATCATCGGCTAA